TCGCTGGTATCCCAAAGGCTATCTGATCAAAAAGCTGCTGGAGGACCAGGTTTCCGAGCAGTTGCACCGGCTGGGCGCGATGCGGGTGGAAACCCCCATCATGTACGACCGCAACCATCCGGCGCTTTCCAAGTATCTCGACAAGTTTCCCGCCCGGCAATATCAACTGCAATCGGACAAGGGGAGCTATTTTCTGCGCTTCGCGGCCTGTTTCGGTCAGTACCTCATGAAACGGGACATGAACATCTCCTACCGGCACCTGCCGTTGCGGCTCTACGAACTGACCCACTACAGTTTCCGCCGCGAGCAGAGCGGCGAGTTGACCGGCCTGAAGCGTTTACGCGCCTTCACCATGCCTGACATGCACACCCTGTGTCGCGATATCGATCAGGCCGTCGACGAGTTCCTGACCCATGTCGACCTCTCCCTGAATTGGGCTGCCGATCTCAACTACCAATGTGAAATCGGGTTGCGGGCGGTGGCCGATTTTTACCACGCCAACCGTGACTATGCGGTTCAAGTGGCCCGCAAGGCCGGGCGTCCCATCCTGTTGGAGCTTTGGGAACGACGCTATTTTTACTTCGTGACCAAGTTTGAGATCAACGTCGTGGATAGCCAGGGCAAATCATCGGCCCTCTCCACCGTGCAGATCGACGTGGAAAATCCCAAAGATTTTGGCATCACCTTCGTGGGTCCAGACGGTCAGGATCACACCCCCCTCATGTTGCACACATCCCTGTCCGGTTCCATCGACCGCAACCTGTACGCCATTCTGGAGCAACAGGCCATTGGCATGAGCAAGGGGCAGCGCGGCCATTTTCCCTTCTGGCTCGCGCCGACGCAGGTGCGCCTGATTCCCATCAAACCCGAGGAGCACACGGCCTACTGTCAGGAATTGGCCACGCGCATCCAGGCACGGGTGGATATCGACGAGCGGGGTGAATCCCTGAACCGCCGCATCCGCGCTGCCGAGAAAGAGTGGATTCCTTTGATCGTGGTAGTGGGGCGCGAAGAGATGGAGTCCGGGCAGTTGCCGATCCGGATCCGGGAAGAGAAGGGCCAACGTACCCTGACGGTGGACGATCTGAACACCTTCGTCCGCGAACGGATGGTTGGCAAGGTCACAGCCCCACTCTCTCTGCCGCCACTTCTCTCCCTGCGGCCCATCTTCCGAGGGTAAAAATAAAGACTGGGATGGGGGGTCCAGGAGGAAGGGC
The Magnetococcales bacterium DNA segment above includes these coding regions:
- a CDS encoding threonine--tRNA ligase → MKILLLHADHFRYHVTGETAISKGLEPLTESDRAGEMEQLLVCMIAVEKGDGDDPGAMAEKALAAIRDQCAQIQETRIMLYPYAHLSGNLESPRPAVAVLDRLTDLCRQDPAFSHVGRAPFGWYKGFDIQVKGHPLSEAVRSLEPGAGGGPAESSALKNESRKKSTWIVLTPEGEEFPAESFNFSQHKGLEQFYRYETAGSRLSEEPPPHIRLMQEHELVDYEPGSDAGNFRWYPKGYLIKKLLEDQVSEQLHRLGAMRVETPIMYDRNHPALSKYLDKFPARQYQLQSDKGSYFLRFAACFGQYLMKRDMNISYRHLPLRLYELTHYSFRREQSGELTGLKRLRAFTMPDMHTLCRDIDQAVDEFLTHVDLSLNWAADLNYQCEIGLRAVADFYHANRDYAVQVARKAGRPILLELWERRYFYFVTKFEINVVDSQGKSSALSTVQIDVENPKDFGITFVGPDGQDHTPLMLHTSLSGSIDRNLYAILEQQAIGMSKGQRGHFPFWLAPTQVRLIPIKPEEHTAYCQELATRIQARVDIDERGESLNRRIRAAEKEWIPLIVVVGREEMESGQLPIRIREEKGQRTLTVDDLNTFVRERMVGKVTAPLSLPPLLSLRPIFRG